TAGTCTGACTTTCGTAAAAATCTCCATGTTAACATTGCAGCATTATTTCACCTTTGACACCAGTCTTGGCAGATTCAGCACAAGAAAAGCAGTGAATTGGCATGACAAATAGAtaccagaagacaaaaaaaaagagaaagcacttCGGTTGTATTCTTTATTCCCATGCTATTCCCATTCTGTGAATAGATGCATCAGTCTGAGCTGTCAATCAGCATTGGTAGCGccttacttattttaaaacaaactggaCTCTCAGTTTTGTACATCCAGCTCCCTCTAACCTCAACAGCCCCTGCTCAGATATAGCTGCAGGAAACATTTTTGTAGGCTGTACAGTCCCCAAATAGGATTTAGACTCTGACACTACGCATGCTCCTAAAGGGGCCACGTGCGGCAAGTCTGGGCAGAATTGCGTGTAAAAAGCTGAATCCTGCTCCTAGTTACACCTCTACAGCTGCCCTCAGCGTCGGTGCgcttcccacaccaaacacctcTCTGCCAAACCCACACCTCCACCTCCCCATCAAGGCATACCCCATCACCAGGACGAATTTGACGCCATATAATTTGCAAAATGCCATTTAGAAGGTTACTTCTAACATATGTGCTATCCATAGAAGGTACCTTGGATAATCTTCTTGACCATATCTTGctctttgttttgctgcttccaCAATTTCAAGAGTTGGAAGGTCTGCTCTTGAGAACTGTGCCTTTGTTTAATCCTTTCTATATTTTCTGTGTTAACCTTGGTCCCAGGCAAACTGTCTGCCAGTATGTTCAGCCAGTTAGGTGTGAGCTGATTAGGAACAGCAAACCTAAACATAGCCTCCTCGCACAGGGTTacatctgaaataaaaagtagaaaaagaataTGTCAATTGTATTGATCTTGATTCAACCGcttatctctgaaaaaaaaaccagtaCGCAGCACAGATGATATGcaaaatgtttacaaaatattaaaaacgAAAAGCGGTCTTCACAGTTCTGTTGCACTCTGTGCTTGAGATCCATTCTCTCCGACCTACAGTAATTAAAGTTCTACTTCGCCCATCACTATAGCAGGCAAATGGCTAGCAACCTAGACACTGTTATCATAAATGCTGATACCTTCATTTCAACAATAATCAAAAGGTATATTTTCAGGGTACTCTTCTTTAATATGGTACATACCTATGCCACATTTTTGAGCTGATGTATCTGTATTTTCCTGGCACACGTTGTCACGAACTGCATTTCCCTTTAGTGCTATTTTCAAACCCAGTGCACTACAGTTTGTGTGCTTTTGACAAGCTGCTTTGGACGATGTTTCATTCGAGAAAAATCCTTCTGGACATCTCCTACATACGGTGTCACTCTCAGGGGTACCTTTGGAAACAGGAAAGCAACATATCTATTTACatataaaatgaattattaaaaaaaatacaagattacaaaaatgcaagaaaatatcCCTTCCAAAATTGTGATGAATTCTGCTTCTCATGTTTCATACGTATGAGGGAAGcacatttaggggaaaaaaactttaattttcagAGAAAGACATGTATACCTGTCACCAAATTCTATAAGCTCTTGTAAATCAATTATTACTTGAATCTATTTAAAAATTACGTAATGTGTGACCTTCACCTTTCATCTGTACCAACATCCTGGAAACCAATTAACTGGCACAAGACACTAAATACTACTCTGCAGTATCTCTGCAGAACGTTACTAGAACGGATCATTTAGTTCTAGCCCAAAATATAACTCAGCTAAAGATCCACTAAGACCCTCTGAAATATACTCTCACCTTTCAAGTATGAAAttatactgaaaaatataattCAAGCAATAATTTGAACTTTTTCttagattgaaaaaaaatattaaaagcaaatacaaTATATTATCCAATATagcaaaaatgtttaatataCATACAGATTTTTACTTCGTGTTAGGCTGTTATAATCACATAGTTATTACTCCAGAATTAAATATATGATACAACAACTGAACAATATTTTATGGTTCTATCTATCTAACTGACTTAGAGGAAGAAAACGAAAGCATGAGCTTTGAAATATCGCAAAGAGTCTAACCACTAGTGACAAGAAAATAACAGCACCAATAAATGCTTTACATTCACCCCAAGTCATCTTTATCCAGCAAACACTTACGTAAGTGTCTACAGTCTAAAACTGCATTATTGACTATagacttaagcacatgcttaacattCTTTTTTATAATTGGAAACTATATTTGAATATGAAAATGCCTCCATCTAGTGTATTCTGGGAGTATTTACACGTGAATGCTTATTTTAATGCTAGCTTTTAAGTAAAATTTATATTTTGGGCATTTtattggaggaaaaaagtatGAATCTCAAGTTTTCTGATAGCCATGAAATAAAGAATAACGTTTGCATACACATGATCTAACACTTCTTTCAGTAGATAagtgaaaacaaagcaggaattTAAATTTTTGTGCATCTGAAAATCAGAGAGCCCATATATcgcataaaaacaaaacaagctctgCTTCCAGCCCCCAACAAGCAGCAGCATGCAGGTCTGCCCTTACATTTTCTGTATAACATACACGGCTTCTGGCTCTAGACTACACAAAAGTCCAGCCAACATACCACTGTTTATTGTACCTGCACAAGCAGCAATAAGCATTTTGCAGAAGTCTAAATTTTTAGTAAGTCTCCCTACTACAGACATGTTACTCTTGTGTTTCAGCAgctatgaaggggaaaaaaaggagaaagtccCTGCCAACGGCTGATCTCTGTTTTCAGAGTTTCCCATGTAACCTTCTCTGTACGAGACGGAGATAAAAGGGGTAATCGTCAGCATTCTCGAGGTTGAGCGTAAAGTAATCTCTAGCATCTACCAGCTTCTTCTTCACTGCTTATCTGGTGTCTCATGTTCAGGGCACAAACTGCCGTAACCTGGCCTGGCCACCCTTCTGCCGCTCCCTTCAATTTGCCTGAAATCCCCTGTTCTCTCAAGAGGAACAGCAGAAGCCGCGGGGCAGATAATGCTGCCTTGTAGCACTGCTAATTCCCAAGTGAATTGCTACCAAAAGCTCTTTCAGACACAGGGGCTGGCTGCTGAAGAAAGGAATAAACCTTAACTTGCACTCACAAATGTGGCCTACCGAGGTAAAGTGATCTGCCCAGCATAATCATGAGCTACTGGCAATGGGGACCCACAGTCAGATTTCCAATACTCTAAGCCCCGAACGATGCACTGGACCACACTGTCTCCCTGTGTTGCAGTGGAAAGCTTATTTTTATACGCTTAGGTTTTATTTCACCTCAGTTTAAATCAGTACAGAGGCACTGTTTCATGCTGCCGCATGGCAGAAAGTGAGAACACAATGTGGATGATGCTTATTGAATTCTTAGTCAACACAAAAACTGAATATTGACACAGGGGGACacgattatttttaaaaagttttcattcCTTGTTCGAGGTCTGCTTAGGTTTAGTCAGTTCATTCTGATGGGCTTTTGGAAACAAACTTTCCAATAAATTCCATGAttcaacaatttattttcttctaaagtttGCTTCATTTTGAATTGAAGGATCCAAATTTGTCATCACGGTTTCAGGGTTCTTTCAGGGACGCAGCAGACTGTTTGCTCAATTCATACTTCTCTGTGCGTCCCCCATATGGGCTTTCTGAGAACTTTGCTTCTGTCCCCTTTTGACTTGCTGCTAAGGTAGAGCAGAACCTCATCGACCCAAGCCCTTGAATAAAACAATTTAGGTTAGTGAAGGTTTCTAATATCGAAATGTGGTAGCTGCTACTGGAACTGCATGGAAATGCAAAAAGTGGCAAGAGCAGATGGGGCACTAGGTTAGTTTTTAGTCAATCAGTTATTCAGGGAATGGTGATGCTCTACAGCAGTTACATTACTCATTACATCAAAGTTGTTCTCCAGTGAGATATTCATAACTGGCGAAATTACTCTTGACCTACTATTCAGCATATCTCTACAACGTTCTGGCTAGTCCTAATATTTCTTACTGCATATACACAGTTACTAGGGAAGTAATGCTGTAGCTTTGAGATTGCTTTCCTACAACTTTGTGTGTGATATGCTTCTTGATTTTCTGTATTCCCTTCCTTGGTGTTCTTCTCTGGGCAGTGATCAACCTCCAGCACAACGACAGTTTGTGCTACCAAAGGCTGTATTAAATACTGGAACTAAACTGGGCCATGGCATCTGCCAAATgataaattatgtattttgtttCAAGAGAAGAATTTATTATTGGTTTAACAATTTATGTTGTCTACAATGAAGAATACACTCCACTGAAAAACACCACTTCACTCTATCCCTGCCAGTTATCCAGCATAGTAGCAGCCTGTTTAACAAAGAAATGGCTGTTTTTTTGATGATAGTAACAATTTCCCTACGAGTACCACTTAAGACATTGATAATTAATTATTACCACATGTTGCTCTGATGCTAGATCTATATTAATATTGTTATAGTTATACACTTGATGTCAAAGCAGGTATTGCTCCTGGTGTTTGTCAAGATATACTGTTGCTTGAAACAgcagatttcaaaatgaaaaacattattatttatcacacacacaaatactACATTCCAGATAATGTTCCTTTAAAAGGGGTAATCCATCATGTTTCTCATTAGAGTGCAATTGCTACATTTGCTATTGCCATTAAGTAATGTATTACAGTAGGAGCAGGGGTATTCCACTGAGAAATGTTCCTTTGGCTACGGTCCAAACAGTGCAGAGCAGGAACAGGTTCAATTGGCTTTACAATTTACCATTCTGTAATTCCATCTGGACAAGCCTGCTTCCTAATCTTGTAAGTGCCACAAGTCTTCAATGCACCGTAGAACTCTAATTAATTCAGTGCTTATTGAAAACAGATACATACCTGGCTGTGCAACACCAAACCCGGGAGAACACTCCGTGTGCTTTAAGCAAAACTCTAGCTCAAGGTATCTCCCTTTGATGCACTCGCAGATGCGGTTCTGTGTGCTCGTGCATTCTTGCTTAACATACTGCAATTCTTTACAAACAGCATTGCAGTATTGGCATTCATCGTTGCTGTTCCAGTCTTCAGCATAGTACTGGTCCGGACACGGAGCACATTGTGTCTTGCTGGTAGCTGTACAGGGCTGCTTTACGTAGGCTCCAGGAGGGCACTGGTCACACATGAGCTCACGAGCTGTTCCTGGGTCGTAATGGAGATACTTTGGGGGAGAGATATCCTGGACAGTCCACTTAACAGAAATATCCAAGAGCTAgtgacaagaaaataaaacattgttcACTTTAGTCTTGGGTGGCAACATAGTCACAAAGAAACCTACATTTTAATGAGTTTATGAGTTTAATCATGTCCTTATCTTCAATCCAATGTTTATGTTagaaatttagaaaatattagCCAGCTTCCGGACTCTCCCATGTCTATGTCTGAACGGGAAACCTTTCAGATCTTATCCAGAAAATCTTACTGGCATAAGTACTTCCTTATTCTTAGTTTGTCTATGGCTGTAGATCTTATTCTCCTCTCACTTACACCCTTTCAAAATCATCTGGCAATGATCTTTTTAACCTACTGGCATCAGAGAACCTGGTCCATTAGTTTCCTCAGCATCATGCTCAGTGCACAGCAAGATGGAAATTTTGCACTCTCATACAACAAGCGCTTCAGACGCAAAGGAATGGCAAATATCTGAGAATACAAATCTAACAAGTGTACTGCCCCATTTACTGCAGGTATCTTTAAAGGATGATTCCgcgcaatatttatttttagtggaaATGAATGGGTAAAACAATGTAAGTTACTTTGTAACGCCTTTCATTTAATCTTGAAGTAAAAGAAAGAGACTCTTGGGATAAAATGTGGCTGCTACTTCTAGTATAAAGATGTAGCTTCATACAGAGGTACAGAATGCTACAACTGATGAAAGTTGTATTAAAGACTTAAGTCACACAAGCGGGAATAGGTCAGGGCAATACTTTCACTTCCTATCCAAAAGTACACTCAGAGAATGCTTAACTCTGTCTTGAGGAATTGGTTCAGCACTGACAGAAATCATGACAGCCACAATCCCTTCAGTTTCCCGCAATAATCTACATTGTTGGTGCGATTTAGGAACTAGCGGTCTGAGATGACCCTGCCCTTCCGTAGAGACGACTTAAGAGATCACGTCATTCTGGTCAACGCTAACTCAAAATTTGGTTATGTGATTCCAACAGCCCTTCAAAAACAGAACTCTCTTGTTTACTTCCCTAAGAATAGCCCCAAGCCCCACAGGGTCAGCCTTCAGCTAAGACTTTGGGCTGAGACCTCAGCTCTGCCCAAACGCTGCATGATCGATGTGCTGCTTGTCTTTCAAAACTTGTTCATTCTATAAAGATGAAGTAAACTGGCTCTAACGAAGAAACTTGTGACTGACTTGTCTTCATTGCTATTTTAATCCCAGTTAGCTAACACAGAGACACCAATTCAGTTTCAAGAGCACATCTTTCCTTTTGTCCAATGTAAATGTCCCCAAAGAGTAAGTGGAATTAACTCTTTATACTCATTCAGACTCTAACTTTCCTAAAGAGGCTTCACTTAAGGGCCTCACTTCTGCCACAGAGCTGCACTTATGTGAAATTGTTATTAAAGCTGGCAAGGACAATTAAATCACGAATCTGCACCAACACAACTCAGCATTTGCACCGACTACTAATATTAGCTGCCTTCCATAAGAACTCTTACTGTCTAACAGAGTGTTCTTAATTGCAGTCTCCTGTCACCTGTCTATGACTCCACTTTTTATTTGGCTATATCTAGACTCACTGCAGAACGAAATGCAGATAGTATGGATATTCCCCATAGCCTCTTCTAGTTACCCTTGGCTAAGCCCTGTAACTTGTCCATTCTTTATCTGTGATTTCCATACGTCGAGAACCCACTTTTTCGTTTGGTCTCCATGCACAATCCCTTCCATTGTGAGAAGCTCCTTATTTCTAATTGAAGTTTGTTGATGATGTGCAGCTCAATTTTTCTTTAATGCCTGGACCTATTTAATAAGAGGGTgcagtgcattttaaaaaagtgaatgcCTTTCCACAGACAAAAAATGCACCCACCAATGGCAAATCTGCAGCTGTTATTCTAGGAACAAGCAAGTCCTGAAACTCTCATCAATTGTTGATGTTAACAGTCAGGTTTTCTTCTAGGGTTTTTATTCAGTAATAGATAATATAGTAAGAATTCAACATTCATCCCACAGATGCCAAGGCTTGCATGGGCACACGCATTCTCATACAGTATTGCAGAATATCACAGACTGTAACATGAGGCACACATCCTGTAAAGACAAGTATAAGCCAATATGTCAT
This genomic interval from Struthio camelus isolate bStrCam1 chromosome 2, bStrCam1.hap1, whole genome shotgun sequence contains the following:
- the TNFRSF11B gene encoding tumor necrosis factor receptor superfamily member 11B isoform X2; the protein is MCDQCPPGAYVKQPCTATSKTQCAPCPDQYYAEDWNSNDECQYCNAVCKELQYVKQECTSTQNRICECIKGRYLELEFCLKHTECSPGFGVAQPGTPESDTVCRRCPEGFFSNETSSKAACQKHTNCSALGLKIALKGNAVRDNVCQENTDTSAQKCGIDVTLCEEAMFRFAVPNQLTPNWLNILADSLPGTKVNTENIERIKQRHSSQEQTFQLLKLWKQQNKEQDMVKKIIQDIDLCENSVLKHIGHPNLTFEHLNTLMASLPGKKVGKEDVERTMKLCQPTEQILKLLNLWRIKNGDQDTIKGLMYGLKHLKTYHFPKTTIQSLKKVIKFLHRFTMYRLYQKLFLEMIGNQVKSVKVRCV
- the TNFRSF11B gene encoding tumor necrosis factor receptor superfamily member 11B isoform X1; its protein translation is MNKFLCCTLVLLDISVKWTVQDISPPKYLHYDPGTARELMCDQCPPGAYVKQPCTATSKTQCAPCPDQYYAEDWNSNDECQYCNAVCKELQYVKQECTSTQNRICECIKGRYLELEFCLKHTECSPGFGVAQPGTPESDTVCRRCPEGFFSNETSSKAACQKHTNCSALGLKIALKGNAVRDNVCQENTDTSAQKCGIDVTLCEEAMFRFAVPNQLTPNWLNILADSLPGTKVNTENIERIKQRHSSQEQTFQLLKLWKQQNKEQDMVKKIIQDIDLCENSVLKHIGHPNLTFEHLNTLMASLPGKKVGKEDVERTMKLCQPTEQILKLLNLWRIKNGDQDTIKGLMYGLKHLKTYHFPKTTIQSLKKVIKFLHRFTMYRLYQKLFLEMIGNQVKSVKVRCV